CTCTAAGATGGGCTTGTGTGCATTTTTTACAACTAGTATTGGTCAGAGGATTTAGTAATGTGTACATAAAATTTTTGTGAAACAGAAACAACATGGAAAACAGCAttcgctgtagaacaaccaggtttagagacagctacttcgccctggccatcagactgctcaatgccaaataagcccctctacctgcccacacgcaaaactttaaattattattatttattcaaaattattaaaattatttgtgcaatttactgttcatatttgatgtcatctatttattcacattattattatttattattatacgggagccaggcaacgacatttcaatggcaatttcactgctgtgttatagtgcattgacaataaagaaagtctaaaaTACACAAATCATTGACTATTTGGCGCCCCCTTGTGTATATAAAAGGCAGCTCTTACATTTGCTCTTATGAGATTGTGAAAGTCCCGgtgtgtaaataaaatattatattctgGAAAAACTCATGTGTAGTTTGAATCACCAATAAAAAAGAAACCAtgtcatttaaatgtaatttagtCAATTTAGTTACTTTGTACGTTTTCTTTAAAGGAGGCGTCGCTTCAGCACATTGTGTAAGACAGTCACGTGACAGCCGCTATCAGAGCTGGGAAGATACTGCATATTTTCGTATGGATTCGATACCAAAGAAGTACTGAGTCAGTATTAATAATAACTGAAGTTTACAGTGAAGTTTGTATTTTGTCGGAGGACTGGAtccaggtcaaaggtcagtatCTTGGGCGTCCCATTTTCCTGATACTGATGCTTTTAACTGTAAATGCTAGCATTGCACCTTGCGTACATGGTATATTTAGTATAGCTACATCATATTAGTATCGATCCAATACCACGGTATTCGATATATGAGTCGGTCCGCCCACTCTTTGCTATCAGGTTTTATAGCTTATGATGTGTAGAGACTTTGTGCTTCCAGGTTTGTGTCATAGGTGAGAACAATAAGTTTTTGACAAAATGGCGTCACTTGTGACCAGTCTTCAACATCACACTGATGAGGTGACGTGCTgcaccttctcctcctccctgcTGGCCACAGGCTCAGGAGACAAGAACCTCCGACTGTACAACACCTCAGACTTCTCCGAACTTCCTTGCTCCCCACTCTCGGCTCACGGATACGGGGTTCGCAGCTGCTGCTTCACTTCCTGTGGGGATTACCTCCTCAGCTGCTGCGCTGATGGCTCCATTCTTGTGTGGAGCTGCAAGTCCGGGGAGGTGGACTCAGAGCTACAACACCCGAACCGAAGTCCCCTCCGAGTGGTCGCTCTGGCCCCCGACTCCTCCCTCATGATGGCAGGGGCCAGTGATGGAAGTGTGGCTCTTTGGGACTTTAACTCCAGAACATTACTAAGGTATTGTAGTCTATGTGAGTGTAGCATcttcattaaaaacaataataatagtgttgTGTTCTCCTGCTGTACTACAGATGCACCCCAGTGAGCGAGGCCAGTGTGGTGGCCTGTTGCTTCTCTCCATgcggccacaaggtggcgacAGGTTGCTCCCTGGGAGACCTCCAAATTTGGGACGTGGACAACAGCCTGCTGCATGCTGAGAAGAACGCTCACGACTTAGGGGTCACCTGCTGCACCTTTGCACCTCAGTTTGAAATTGGTGAGTTCAGAAGTACTTTGAACCTGAGGACGAGAACCATGCTACTCATGTATTAAACTAATGATACTCCACAtgatggaggcaaggaaaaactcactGCAGATCAGGGGTCTTTTATGGAAAAAGTGTCAGATCACCcagtaattaaatataatttgctAATGCTcgggctgcatggcagtcgagtggttagcgcacagacctcacagctaagagaccagggttcaattccaccctcgtttgcatgcgtactccggtttcctcccacattaaatggccactccaaattgtccataggtatgaatgtgagtgtgaatggttgtttgtttatatatgtgccctgtgattggctgacaagtccagggtgtaccccgcctcctgcccgaagacagctgggataggctccagcacccttgtgaagataagcggtacaaaattaatgaatgaatggctaacGCTCGCAAAACACTACAGAGAAATGTTGCTACTACTCAATCGAAGTAGTACTTAAactacttcatttatttatatgagGATTTTTAAAGGTGAACTTTaaaaattattgttttgatCATATCAAGTTAATATTGTTGTCTTTATAGAGGACAGCCATGTTCAGGTCCGCCTCGCCTCTTGTGGACAGGACAGCCAGCTGAAGATATGGATGGTCTCTCACCATGAAGGACACGGTAAGTTCAATGTATAAATCTATTATCACGTACTGTCAAGTCATGAATGTGTCTaaatagaatgttgtatttttactcCCATATGGAAGGAAAAGTTGTAGTGAGTTTGTGGTGTATTGTCTTTACACAACACAATGGCTGTCGCCTCCGGTGCAAGTTTATTGTGTGTGGTGTTTGCTGCGAGCAGGTGAAACAGCTGTGACTCAGTAACAAAGACTTGTCACGCTGCCAAAGGCAACAAACTGAACAAatacactctgtgtgtgtgtgtgtgtgtggtagtaTCCCACTGCAAACTTAAAAACATATCTCATTCACCCTAAGTCAGTATGTGTCGTATTCTAgtcataatgttacattgatgaaacaCACAGCATGAAGTCAGctatggcatgtccgacatgacataATCAAAAGAAGTTGTCCtcccatcccgtgtggaagtggtaagtttttggtttcttagtttgtccttcttccccactcactttgaaacccttttttaagtttggaataaatacatttgaggctaacgaGTTAGCTTGCAGTGaccgtctcttgtgtccctgcagcgATTTGGTAGCCTGTGCTAACATTCGAGCTacgtgttgtaaataaagactaataggagtgcaaaggtatTTCTACATGAACATAAAGTTATGAGTTTTTTCTCATatgtttacaactttattctcgtttattcttgaaatctcaaataatttgaataatttaCTGTAACGGCGATAAAATTGTGATTCTTTGGCGTAGGCAAAGGTTATATTAcgacttttattcttgtaaattgatTACTTTCTCTCATAAATTCACGTCATTCTTGTCGTAAATTCAATGTTCACGCCATCTATTCTCTTACGTGTTCTTTCTACTATTCCCAAATATCGTTATTTTTGGTTTACTTAGGCTTAAGGATAATctattttcattaaatattttttttaataatgccaTTTCATCTATGACCTTCTTTTATCAACAAAAGCCAGTAGTATTATTCACAAAGAATACCAACTTTAAGTCTTTCATCACTTTACAAATGTCATTGATATACAAgctgaacagttttggtcccagtgttgacccctggggtactccacattcAATATTTGAATTTGCAGATGTAAATTCTCTGAGCTTTAAACATGGTTCCTGTTAGCCAGGTAGCTTTTAGCTCaattcagaactaatcctccgATTCTATacctttttaattttgtgattaGGATGTtacatgggttttttccggggactccggtttcctcccacattctccaaattgtccataggtatgaatgagagtgggaatgattgtttgtgtgtatgtgccctGCATCTCGTCAAAAGAACGCTGGGATACCCCCCACCCACATCTAGTGTTGTGTGTACGCATGTAACAGTGTATGTTGTTGACCCTCAGCATGTGTTGTGAAGCTCCTTCACACACTCACCAGTCAGTGTGCTCCAGTTCTGTGCTGTGCCTTCTCCTCTGATGGAGAGCTTGTTGTTGCAGGGTGAGcgacacgaacacacacacacacattacatacatatattaaattataattccaaaaacatgctaggttaattagcgactccaaattgtccataggtatgaatgtgagtgtgaatggttgtttgtctatatgtgccctgtgattggctggcaaccagtccaggttgtacccaaagacagctgggataggctccagcatgccccctgtgaccctcatgaggataagcggtagaaaatgaatgaatgaaagttctacaaatttcaaagaaaacaagaatactatatatgtatatatatatatatatatatatatatatatcccacgTCCGGCCACAAGAGGGAGCTGTTACGTTATGCTTGAGAGCCTGACTCCCATCAATTCTCATGCCTTATTAATCTCTCatgttgtttcatttatttctgtatttctcATCGTTGTTTACCTGCCATTGCATATGGTTGCTAAacacgtttttctttttttttttcaacagctcGGTGGATAAAAGTGTTGCAATATATGACACGGTAATTGCAACAATGTGTGTTTGTGACTTAATTTGTGTTGTGTTAAAAGTGTAAACTTGCTCCACTTGTGTCCACAGGGTAGAGGGACACTTCTTCACACTTTAAAGCAACACGACAGGTAAAaagcatgacacacacacacacacatacagtgttTCACATCAAAATATGCTTGTGGcttgattagttttttttttttctctctcgcAAAAGCAAGGCACTTCTAGCGTTCTCCATTATTGAAGTGCGGCGACCAGCAGAGTGCTTTCAAGTAGCACAGAGGAATTAAGATGTgaaagtggatttttttttatgaaagagGCTGATCTCTTGGTGTGTGCCGCTTTTAGCCACAACCACAAACACATAGTCTGAGTTCCTCCTCATTCCCTGCAGGTATGTGACGGCCGTGGCCTTTTCTCCCACTATGCCCTGGATGGCCACTGGCTCCATGGATAAAACCGTGAACGTGTGGAAGATAGGAGATGGACACCTCACAGCCGGTAAACAAACAACATGTTCTAGTTGTAGTACTATTTACTATTACTTTAGGATTACTGTAATGCTTTAATGCCACctagaaaacaggaagttgtggtCCAGGAAAGGTAATTCTTTGAATGAGATCTGACCCAAAATGTTTGAAGCGCTCCAGGTCAAAGGTTAGCCCAATAGCCCTTCACTGGATAATTTGAATGATATTTAATGACCAGTATTCTGCATTATGCGGCCTGAAAATGAGcaacatagattttttttcaagtatgtAAACCAAAACTTTTGTAGTACCTAATCCAAAGCAAGAACTCTATTGATTTTCATGTCTGTTTGAGATGTGGAGGTTAAGACACGCAAGGTTGTTCACTAATCCACTTGTGGTTTAACGGTCCTTTTACAAAATGCTTTTATAGATCCATgcctcccgtgtgtgtgtgtgtatgttttagtatgtaaaccaaaaatgttGTCGTACCTAAGCCAAAGCAAGAACTCTATTGATTTTCATGTCTGTTTGAGATGTGGATTGTTAAGACACACAAGGTTGTTCACTAATCCACTTGTGGTTTAACGGTtcttttataaaatgtttttatagatccatgctgtgtgtgtgtgcgccgcGATCATGTGCATGGGATGTTTAATGGTGCACCGGGAAACACTTTTTGTATTGAAGGTGAATTTTTTGGGCGCTAACCcaatatgagggaaaaaaacccCTTCAGAATCCTAAAGCAGCTTAACTTACATTCGCCGTCAGTCAAGCTGATGTTGACAAAATCCCGCTCGTTGATGTCAGTGAATGTTTTTcatgcttctgttttttttttctgttggcCTTCTAGTtggtcttcttttttttctcccacatgTTAATGTATTCTCCTTCATGTCTGTCTGCAGGAGCTGAGGCAGTGCAGACGATGCACCAAGGTCAATACTCATCCATTACTCTttaaatgtactgtacagtaatccTTCGTCGATTCAAATTTTGCGGCTTCGCTCTATCACGGTGtatcaaaatataatattcatgctgttttgtggttaaataagGCCTTTGAATAGTAaaataatgtgcatatttagatagaatgtgtttatttatgcaTCAGAAGACATAGAAATGGTTtcaatgaagtaaaatacaaatataaggcattcagtgtgcagtattctacattgatcactaggtgtcagtaatgaaaCAATCTACCAAGTACTCTCTACCAAGTACTCTTATTTATGTTATGTATACAATTTGGGGTAATGCAATTGTAAAGAgtactatagggatgttatttcattcataaaccgtggatttagaagattgtaaacagtgTTTTAGGCTATATCTGACAATTTATAAATGTTTTACCAAGGAATTTATACTTTGtggaaataatataatacaataatatatgaataataaaaaaaaactgtaattatgTCCAATTTACAatagaacacaaacacacactcacattgaaTACATATATCTATGCAATCCAATGTAATTGAATACAAAGCATGGTTGTAGACAACCACAACATAGCCCACTGTGCATGGTTACGTACCATAAAAGTTACCTTTACCATGTAACACCACAAGAGGGACAATAGTAAGAAAATGttagaactaaggcacatacatttaaagtacttattaaggaactaatgacaaactaatgagtagtggttagtaGTGTCAATtttctcaataataataataacaatttatttctattatgttGCTTTTTTAGTTTAAGTTCGTGAATATGATGTTTATAAAGGCAACATTTTCTATGTATTAGATTCTCAAgttgtgcctaatgttgtgaccgGTGAAGATGCTGACGTGAGCTTTCCTACGTCTGCATCTGCtcaagtgattaaaaaaaaagactctgaGGTTTGCTTCTGGCACAACGAGTCCATGACTCAGCCATCTAGACTGCAAGACTCCACACTGCATCATTTGGGCCAATGTGGTGGTGACATGTAGTCCTAATAACACAAATAGACTTCCACTGTGCTATACAAGGCTCCAAGTGTGTGTCTGTCGTCTTAATATAAAGGTAcacatacgtatgaatgtgtgCAAACAGTGTCGTGTAAAACTGCCTATGCACGTAAAAGCTTTTCTAAAAAGCAATGACCACTCATGCTTAGGAGTATCCGACCTCAAGGAAGGATGATTTGAAATTCTAGCCTAGGTGGGGAGTgttatggtgatgatgatgactgcTGCTGTGAGGCATCATTAACCTGGCACACACTTCGTCTCAGCCTCATATGATAGATCATCATAATGTCACATGAAGGTTGGTTAGGATGTGTGCACAAGATCGCTACGCCCTACAGTATACACGTATGTATTAAAGTGGCGATACATTCAGAAGGTTTTTTTATATAATCATTTTTTCCGCTTTTGGTCCTGAAAAAAAGCAGGAAGCTAAACTCATACTGAGTATCTTTCACTCAcgtttttgcagtatgtccttAAAGATTGAAAagctgtcatataaaggatctttaaGTTACTGTGCACgtcataaaataacatattgtAGCGCACACCAGTCTGTGAGGACTAGGCGGCTCTTTATTTGaccacaagcttgtcaacccattggaaatttcAGGGGGTCAatctttacattacattaaactcatcacacagacacttaacactcaaaatgtacctaagaaatatacattacaataacaaaaagcagcttttttaacacctacccataatgcattactACCAGGGGACCAGTTCACCGGAGTAACACAGAAAATGGTGGATGGTCCACCAGAGGAgcacagagggaggctgatatcattgcagcgccacaatgaatgcgttgctcggATTGCAATGCTTTATTGGAAAATTTAAGaaagttattttttcatttcaaaatcatattggtgcatgtttatatatttgtcaGGTACACCTTAGTCaggtgagtgttaagttgctgtttgATGAATTGTATGTTAGTAAAGCGCTCCTAGTAAAATGACTCTTTGAGTCACACTTTTATATGGGATCTCTCACTAGAGTTTTTATAGTAGTCTTAAAAACAGAATGGTCCTGAccaatagatgatctttgactagcatctTTGCAatcctttaaaaacagcaaaacactcaTTTCATGTGGAGAATCTTCATATCTTTCTGGTCCGTAAAGAACCAAGCGTTCATCTGtcaatagaggatctttgactagcacttcCATTCTTCCTGTGTGGTGTGTTTTTGGCAGGAAGGAAGCAGCAAGCGTCTTTCTCCAGGCTTCTGCTCCCTGATTGGTCGGAGGAGGATGTCCAGGCTTGGCTACGTGAAGAAGGTCTGGATGAGCTTCTCACCATCTTCCGAGCCAACAACATGGACGGGGCAGAGCTGAGCCAACTGAGCAAGGAGACGGCCATGGAGATGGGAATCGGTGAGGAGGGCGGACGGAATACTGCATGAACGCGTGTTAACAGAGATTCCTGGGATTTCTTTGATCCTGAAATGACAAGCATAAACATAAGCCGCTTTTGTAAATGTTCTGATTATCCTctaacgcacgcacacacaatagATTGTGAGGACACAACCTTTTTTGCGTAATCCCTGTGACAATATGATTGGCAGCTACAACATCAGCCAAGGTGTCAATCAGTGCTCCTGGTCGTCACGCCAACCTCGAATACTGGCCTCAAGTTGGGAGCACAGGTTAgcaatagtcacatttacgaTGGCTGAGGCCATAACATGTTGGAGCTGATGCCTGCAGagcagacatggcatctgtagaGCTGAAGTTTactgggttgcgggggtatgctagagcctatcccagttgacctTGGGCGAGacgcaaggtacaccctggaccggtcaccacACTCCTGACATCCAAGTGTACACAAATGAAGTGTACAAAAATTGAAACAAatttttagaagaaataaaagtCAGAAAATCTGaaacaaatttacaaaaaatggaaacacatttagaaaaagtagaaaatttGAACATAATTTcaagaaattaaaaacaaaaattgaaattacccatatttttaaaaatgacctatttatctggcttacatccatgcccatataaggaagtctgtccctctgtgatgtcacaaagggggcagttttaccacgccttttgaaaccgaaccttttgagccatcccaaacttcttcgccaacatcattatctgaaactttggcatggtttaacacgagaatacaacattctaacaacatttataggtcaaaaagtggaaaaagttgatgcCTGCAGagcagacatggcatctgtagaGCTGAAGTTTACTGTGGACTTTAAAGCAATGCATTCCATAGCAAAATAGCCTGTCCTcacagggttgcgggggtacgctagagcctatcccagttaaccttgagcgagaggcagggtgcaccctggaccggtcaccacACTCCTGACATCCAAGTGTACACAAATGAAGTGTACAAAAATTGAAACACaactaatttttaatttaaaatttacaaaaaatggaaataaaagtcAGAAAATCTGaaacaaatttacaaaaaatttagaaaaagtagaaaataatttcaagaataaaaacaaaaatttaatatacccatatttaaaaaaatgacccatttatctggcttacatccatgcccatataaggaagtctgttcctctgtgatgtcacaaaggggcagttttaccacgccttttgaaactgaaccttttgagccatcccaaacttcttcgccaacatcattatctgaaactttagcatggtttgacacaagaatacaacattctaacaacatttataggtcaaaaagtggaaaaagctgaTGCCTGCAGagcagacatggcatctgtagaGCTGAAGTTTACTGTGGAAGCAACGCATTCCATAGCAAAATAGcctgtcctcactagggttgtgggggtacgctagagcctatcccagttgaccttgagcgagaggcagggtgcaccctggaccggtcaccacACTCCTGACATCCATGTGTACACAAATGAAGTGTACAAAAATTGAAAcacaattaatttttaatttaaaatttacaaaaattggAAATAAAAGTCAGAAAATCCGaaacaaatttacaaaaaaattagaaaaagtagaaaataatttcaagaataaaaacaaaaatttaatatacccatatttaaaaaaatgacccatttatctggcttacatccatgcccatataaggaagttttaccacgccttttgaaaccgaaccttttgagccatcccaaacttcttcgccaacatcattatctgaaactttggcatggtttaacacgagaatacaacattctaacaacatttataggtcaaaaaagtagaaaaaatataataggtcccctttaaacaatgCTTCTGGGTGTAGTATTGCCTTTTTGTAGAGTTTTACTAGAGTAGACTAGTGCCAGTGTGGTCAGGTTCTAGTCATTTGCCAGATGCAGTTTGTAGTCCAGGAACTGTCCAAGGCATGCCAGGTCCTTGCATGCCTTGGCGTCtttctttgacctttgacctttgaccatGGATGGTCAATTGCTATTGTTCCAGTTGTTTGAGGTTAATTGATGTGAAGCAGCGGTCAAAGTTGAGGCGACTTCAGGCGAGTTCCAAAGGCATCCTTCATTTGAAGTACGCCAAAGTCCAGCATCAGACCACACATAATGGTGTTGTCACTTTACTGTGTCATAAGTACAATTTTCTCatctatggttgtcatcacactTTTCTGACTATCCGTCACTGTCCTGTCACACAACCAAAAGCGGTCCAAGACTTTATTCCTGTGACCAAAAACGACAACATAGTCGTCTCTCTGACTTGAGGGAAACGATTGTCTTTTCTTCAGCAAGTTTGAAGTATTGCAAAAGGTTGCAGCACCAACCTGTGATGTAACTCAGCAGCACTTTGTCTGCGTCTTCTTAAGAGTCTGTAGGCCTCCGTGCTCGTCTCCTGAGGAGCATCCAGGCCCTGAAGATGGAGCTCAGCGCTTCTGACTGCCC
This is a stretch of genomic DNA from Doryrhamphus excisus isolate RoL2022-K1 chromosome 9, RoL_Dexc_1.0, whole genome shotgun sequence. It encodes these proteins:
- the LOC131135843 gene encoding WD repeat, SAM and U-box domain-containing protein 1-like: MASLVTSLQHHTDEVTCCTFSSSLLATGSGDKNLRLYNTSDFSELPCSPLSAHGYGVRSCCFTSCGDYLLSCCADGSILVWSCKSGEVDSELQHPNRSPLRVVALAPDSSLMMAGASDGSVALWDFNSRTLLRCTPVSEASVVACCFSPCGHKVATGCSLGDLQIWDVDNSLLHAEKNAHDLGVTCCTFAPQFEIEDSHVQVRLASCGQDSQLKIWMVSHHEGHACVVKLLHTLTSQCAPVLCCAFSSDGELVVAGSVDKSVAIYDTGRGTLLHTLKQHDRYVTAVAFSPTMPWMATGSMDKTVNVWKIGDGHLTAGAEAVQTMHQGRKQQASFSRLLLPDWSEEDVQAWLREEGLDELLTIFRANNMDGAELSQLSKETAMEMGIESVGLRARLLRSIQALKMELSASDCPDEFACPITRELMKDPVIAADGFSYERESIESWIRGKNRSSPMTNLPLQTTLLTPNRALKMAISRWRCGHP